The sequence GACGGTCACGGGAATGCGGTCGTCTTCCATCGCGTTGTGAATGCCACCCCGTGGCTTGTTAATGTTAGTTATTACGTAAGCAGAGAGATATGAATAACAATCACTAATATTCCACCCCCTGTTTTTCATAGTATGCCAGTCGTCAGCGTCTCGATGCCCGACGAACTGCTCGCGCGCCTCGACGGCGTCGCCGAGGAGTACGAGTACACCGGCCGCAGCGAGGTCGTCCGCGAGGGAACCAGAACCCTGCTGTCGGAGTTCGACGACCCCTCGCTCGAGGGCCGGCCGCTTGCCGGGACCGTGGCCGTCTTCTCCCGGCCCGGGGGCGACCGGCACGACCACCACGTCGGCACGCTCCGCCACGAGTACGAAGCTACCATCGTCTCGAGCGACCACAGCCACGTCGGCGGGTGCTGCCTCGACCTGTTCGTCCTCGAAGGGCAACTCGAGACGATCTCGACGTTCGTCGGCACCTGCCGGGCGCTCGAGGGCGTTTCGGCGGTCGAGTACTCGCTTACTCCGCTCGACGACCTCGGGTGATTGGTACTCGAACGGTGAACACCAGACGCGACCCCATCAAATGAGTCCGGTGACGAAGGCGAGCCCCATGCCAACCAACGCGATAGCCGTGATCGTCGGCAGGTACGGCGTCAGGCGTTCGATCCGCTCGCGGTGTCGTTCGTAGCCGGCGATCAGCGCCAGCGTGGGAGTGACGATCGCGACGATGACCGCGAGCGAGTAGATCAGCATCAACTCGAGGCAGGCGTCGGTGCCCGCACAGATCGCGAGGATCTGGATCGGTTCTTCGTGGGCGAAGCCGAGCAGGAGGGCAGTCGTCCCGAGCGCGAGCAGGCCGCGTTCGGCGTGTTCCTCGCGGAGATGCTGGTGGCCGCCGCCGGGGAGGATCGACCGGAGGCGTGCGAGGATGCCGTGATCGTGGTCGTGGTCGTGGTCGT is a genomic window of Natrarchaeobaculum aegyptiacum containing:
- a CDS encoding CopG family ribbon-helix-helix protein, with translation MPVVSVSMPDELLARLDGVAEEYEYTGRSEVVREGTRTLLSEFDDPSLEGRPLAGTVAVFSRPGGDRHDHHVGTLRHEYEATIVSSDHSHVGGCCLDLFVLEGQLETISTFVGTCRALEGVSAVEYSLTPLDDLG
- a CDS encoding ABC transporter permease, translated to MELFVVLGVIAVGFVHGVLPDHGWPIAATYALNRQYRLFYGFLAAVILGVGHLISSVVLVLAYFWFATVAEFAESRWMGVLAGSILILLGIHEYRNGGHGHVHGGHERDDTHDDHDHDHGHDHDHDHDHDHDHDHGILARLRSILPGGGHQHLREEHAERGLLALGTTALLLGFAHEEPIQILAICAGTDACLELMLIYSLAVIVAIVTPTLALIAGYERHRERIERLTPYLPTITAIALVGMGLAFVTGLI